A region from the Drosophila bipectinata strain 14024-0381.07 chromosome 3R, DbipHiC1v2, whole genome shotgun sequence genome encodes:
- the LOC108119793 gene encoding facilitated trehalose transporter Tret1 isoform X3 yields MAEARLRRNISRSLNDRPLFMQGVNGGRIAPANDVEVSNFRRALPQFLAVSIKNILLFGYGMTLGFPTIVIPAIQGGEGRSETSGDIILNKDEISWFSSINLICVPLGCLFSGIITQPLGKRRAMQFVNLPILAAWLLFHFATRTEHLYAALCLAGLGGGLMEAPVLTYVAEITEPKYRGILSALGTTCVITGVFIQFILGSLMDWRSVAAVSSAFPVITIVMLCFVPESPVWLIREQRFREAVKSLQWLRGWVPEHKIEAEFNQLYDELITQKAIEMAADGTPPPGQRRTLAQRFRMWRKRSFLVPFMLVSFTFFTGHFSGKTPLQTYAVQIFHTLKAPMNKYHATILLGVAEMLATILGVVLIHFTGKRPLVLVSTVGTGLCFFGTATYAHFLNEVPGFTVNNVVVNASSIVPKESILSQANISKIFENEQMAIRQEAEQFTTLLPDLETTTFSETESYNRSKRQADDMDTTDAPVDTTMYPAPVSSPEPPPSSSATPTTTTTAKPPIVEELLLVVPKQEHNYLVWLPLILLLLSAFFSHLGIRMIPWILIGEVFPAEIRNSASGFAGGVGYIFGFLANKLFLVMLSALTLPGTFAFYASVAFVGTIVLYFTLPETEGRTLGEIEAHFSKKSDMNLLRKQPSAKLPIKEETPYPANTINVESMQSFHVPITSQQQAKIIHLQQSDFAPRPQNGRTPNAGMTNPAFEESNTTHL; encoded by the exons ATGGCTGAAGCTCGCTTACGCCGAAATATCAGTCG ATCGCTGAACGATCGGCCATTGTTCATGCAAGGCGTGAATGGAGGACGTATTGCTCCCGCCAACGATGTGGAAGTTAGCAACTTTCGCCGCGCCCTCCCACAGTTCCTTGCTGTTAGTATTAAGAACATATTGCTATTCG GCTATGGCATGACATTGGGCTTTCCCACGATCGTGATCCCTGCCATTCAGGGCGGCGAGGGACGCAGTGAGACCAGTGGTGATATAATCCTCAACAAGGATGAGATCTCCTGGTTCA gttCTATTAACTTGATTTGTGTGCCACTGGGTTGCTTGTTTTCGGGAATTATAACCCAACCTTTGGGAAAACGAAGAGCTATGCAG TTTGTCAACCTGCCCATTCTGGCTGCCTGGCTGCTGTTTCACTTTGCGACGCGCACGGAACACCTGTATGCGGCTTTATGCTTGGCTGGACTCGGCGGTGGTTTGATGGAGGCGCCG GTGCTCACCTATGTGGCCGAGATCACGGAGCCCAAGTATCGGGGCATTCTGTCCGCTCTGGGAACTACCTGTGTCATTACTGGTGTCTTCATACAGTTCATTCTGGGATCTCTGATGGACTGGCGAAGTGTGGCTGCGGTGAGTTCGGCCTTTCCGGTCATCACCATTGTGATGCTGTGCTTTGTGCCGGAGTCTCCGGTTTGGCTGATCCGCGAGCAGAGGTTCCGAGAGGCTGTAAAGTCACTGCAATGGCTGCGTGGCTGGGTTCCGGAGCACAAGATCGAGGCGGAGTTCAATCAGCTGTACGACGAACTGATCACCCAAAAGGCCATCGAAATGGCAGCGGATGGAACACCGCCCCCGGGTCAGCGTCGGACTCTGGCCCAACGATTTCGAATGTGGCGGAAGCGTAGTTTCCTGGTGCCCTTTATGCTGGTATCCTTTACCTTCTTTACGGGCCACTTCTCCGGAAAGACGCCTCTGCAAACCTACGCTGTACAGATATTCCACACCCTCAAGGCACCGATGAACAAGTACCATGCCACAATTCTCCTTGGAGTGGCCGAGATGCTGGCGACTATTTTGGGTGTTGTCCTGATCCATTTCACCGGCAAGCGACCGTTGGTTCTGGTTTCCACGGTCGGAACAGGCCTATGCTTCTTCGGTACTGCCACTTACGCCCATTTTCTTAATGAAGTTCCTGGATTCACGGTTAACAACGTGGTGGTCAACGCATCCTCCATTGTGCCCAAAGAGTCCATACTTTCCCAGGCTAATATCTCAAAGATTTTCGAAAACGAACAAATGGCTATTAGACAGGAAGCGGAACAGTTTACGACGTTGCTGCCGGACTTGGAAACCACAACTTTCTCCGAAACGGAATCTTACAATCGCAGTAAGCGGCAAGCCGATGATATGGATACTACGGATGCTCCAGTGGATACCACAATGTATCCCGCGCCAGTCAGCAGTCCTGAACCGCCTCCCAGTTCTTCCGCTACTCCAACGACTACCACGACAGCAAAACCACCCATAGTGGAGGAACTTCTGCTGGTGGTGCCTAAGCAGGAGCACAACTATCTGGTTTGGCTGCCACTCATTCTACTGCTGCTATCTGCCTTCTTCTCCCACCTGGGCATCCGCATGATACCCTGGATTCTCATCGGCGAGGTCTTCCCTGCAGAGATACGTAACAGTGCCTCAGGATTTGCAGGCGGGGTGGgatatatattcggtttttTGGCTAACAAGCTCTTCCTGGTAATGCTCAGCGCACTTACTTTGCCAGGAACCTTCGCCTTCTACGCTAGCGTGGCCTTTGTGGGAACCATTGTGCTTTATTTCACACTTCCGGAGACGGAAGGGCGTACTCTAGGG GAAATTGAGGCGCACTTTTCTAAGAAATCGGACATGAATCTGCTTCGCAAGCAACCCAGCGCAAAGTTGCCCATAAAGGAGGAAACTCCATATCCGGCAAATACCATTAACGTTGAAAGCATGCAGAGTTTCCACGTGCCTATCACCTCGCAACAGCAGGCCAAGATCATTCATCTGCAGCAGAGCGACTTCGCTCCCAGGCCACAGAACGGGCGAACGCCCAACGCGGGGATGACCAATCCGGCATTTGAGGAGAGCAACACCACGCATCTGTGA
- the LOC108119793 gene encoding facilitated trehalose transporter Tret1 isoform X6, with protein sequence MTLGFPTIVIPAIQGGEGRSETSGDIILNKDEISWFSSINLICVPLGCLFSGIITQPLGKRRAMQFVNLPILAAWLLFHFATRTEHLYAALCLAGLGGGLMEAPVLTYVAEITEPKYRGILSALGTTCVITGVFIQFILGSLMDWRSVAAVSSAFPVITIVMLCFVPESPVWLIREQRFREAVKSLQWLRGWVPEHKIEAEFNQLYDELITQKAIEMAADGTPPPGQRRTLAQRFRMWRKRSFLVPFMLVSFTFFTGHFSGKTPLQTYAVQIFHTLKAPMNKYHATILLGVAEMLATILGVVLIHFTGKRPLVLVSTVGTGLCFFGTATYAHFLNEVPGFTVNNVVVNASSIVPKESILSQANISKIFENEQMAIRQEAEQFTTLLPDLETTTFSETESYNRSKRQADDMDTTDAPVDTTMYPAPVSSPEPPPSSSATPTTTTTAKPPIVEELLLVVPKQEHNYLVWLPLILLLLSAFFSHLGIRMIPWILIGEVFPAEIRNSASGFAGGVGYIFGFLANKLFLVMLSALTLPGTFAFYASVAFVGTIVLYFTLPETEGRTLGEIEAHFSKKSDMNLLRKQPSAKLPIKEETPYPANTINVESMQSFHVPITSQQQAKIIHLQQSDFAPRPQNGRTPNAGMTNPAFEESNTTHL encoded by the exons ATGACATTGGGCTTTCCCACGATCGTGATCCCTGCCATTCAGGGCGGCGAGGGACGCAGTGAGACCAGTGGTGATATAATCCTCAACAAGGATGAGATCTCCTGGTTCA gttCTATTAACTTGATTTGTGTGCCACTGGGTTGCTTGTTTTCGGGAATTATAACCCAACCTTTGGGAAAACGAAGAGCTATGCAG TTTGTCAACCTGCCCATTCTGGCTGCCTGGCTGCTGTTTCACTTTGCGACGCGCACGGAACACCTGTATGCGGCTTTATGCTTGGCTGGACTCGGCGGTGGTTTGATGGAGGCGCCG GTGCTCACCTATGTGGCCGAGATCACGGAGCCCAAGTATCGGGGCATTCTGTCCGCTCTGGGAACTACCTGTGTCATTACTGGTGTCTTCATACAGTTCATTCTGGGATCTCTGATGGACTGGCGAAGTGTGGCTGCGGTGAGTTCGGCCTTTCCGGTCATCACCATTGTGATGCTGTGCTTTGTGCCGGAGTCTCCGGTTTGGCTGATCCGCGAGCAGAGGTTCCGAGAGGCTGTAAAGTCACTGCAATGGCTGCGTGGCTGGGTTCCGGAGCACAAGATCGAGGCGGAGTTCAATCAGCTGTACGACGAACTGATCACCCAAAAGGCCATCGAAATGGCAGCGGATGGAACACCGCCCCCGGGTCAGCGTCGGACTCTGGCCCAACGATTTCGAATGTGGCGGAAGCGTAGTTTCCTGGTGCCCTTTATGCTGGTATCCTTTACCTTCTTTACGGGCCACTTCTCCGGAAAGACGCCTCTGCAAACCTACGCTGTACAGATATTCCACACCCTCAAGGCACCGATGAACAAGTACCATGCCACAATTCTCCTTGGAGTGGCCGAGATGCTGGCGACTATTTTGGGTGTTGTCCTGATCCATTTCACCGGCAAGCGACCGTTGGTTCTGGTTTCCACGGTCGGAACAGGCCTATGCTTCTTCGGTACTGCCACTTACGCCCATTTTCTTAATGAAGTTCCTGGATTCACGGTTAACAACGTGGTGGTCAACGCATCCTCCATTGTGCCCAAAGAGTCCATACTTTCCCAGGCTAATATCTCAAAGATTTTCGAAAACGAACAAATGGCTATTAGACAGGAAGCGGAACAGTTTACGACGTTGCTGCCGGACTTGGAAACCACAACTTTCTCCGAAACGGAATCTTACAATCGCAGTAAGCGGCAAGCCGATGATATGGATACTACGGATGCTCCAGTGGATACCACAATGTATCCCGCGCCAGTCAGCAGTCCTGAACCGCCTCCCAGTTCTTCCGCTACTCCAACGACTACCACGACAGCAAAACCACCCATAGTGGAGGAACTTCTGCTGGTGGTGCCTAAGCAGGAGCACAACTATCTGGTTTGGCTGCCACTCATTCTACTGCTGCTATCTGCCTTCTTCTCCCACCTGGGCATCCGCATGATACCCTGGATTCTCATCGGCGAGGTCTTCCCTGCAGAGATACGTAACAGTGCCTCAGGATTTGCAGGCGGGGTGGgatatatattcggtttttTGGCTAACAAGCTCTTCCTGGTAATGCTCAGCGCACTTACTTTGCCAGGAACCTTCGCCTTCTACGCTAGCGTGGCCTTTGTGGGAACCATTGTGCTTTATTTCACACTTCCGGAGACGGAAGGGCGTACTCTAGGG GAAATTGAGGCGCACTTTTCTAAGAAATCGGACATGAATCTGCTTCGCAAGCAACCCAGCGCAAAGTTGCCCATAAAGGAGGAAACTCCATATCCGGCAAATACCATTAACGTTGAAAGCATGCAGAGTTTCCACGTGCCTATCACCTCGCAACAGCAGGCCAAGATCATTCATCTGCAGCAGAGCGACTTCGCTCCCAGGCCACAGAACGGGCGAACGCCCAACGCGGGGATGACCAATCCGGCATTTGAGGAGAGCAACACCACGCATCTGTGA
- the LOC108119793 gene encoding facilitated trehalose transporter Tret1 isoform X1 has translation MSNGKADTAGATAEKNGSLNDRPLFMQGVNGGRIAPANDVEVSNFRRALPQFLAVSIKNILLFGYGMTLGFPTIVIPAIQGGEGRSETSGDIILNKDEISWFSSINLICVPLGCLFSGIITQPLGKRRAMQFVNLPILAAWLLFHFATRTEHLYAALCLAGLGGGLMEAPVLTYVAEITEPKYRGILSALGTTCVITGVFIQFILGSLMDWRSVAAVSSAFPVITIVMLCFVPESPVWLIREQRFREAVKSLQWLRGWVPEHKIEAEFNQLYDELITQKAIEMAADGTPPPGQRRTLAQRFRMWRKRSFLVPFMLVSFTFFTGHFSGKTPLQTYAVQIFHTLKAPMNKYHATILLGVAEMLATILGVVLIHFTGKRPLVLVSTVGTGLCFFGTATYAHFLNEVPGFTVNNVVVNASSIVPKESILSQANISKIFENEQMAIRQEAEQFTTLLPDLETTTFSETESYNRSKRQADDMDTTDAPVDTTMYPAPVSSPEPPPSSSATPTTTTTAKPPIVEELLLVVPKQEHNYLVWLPLILLLLSAFFSHLGIRMIPWILIGEVFPAEIRNSASGFAGGVGYIFGFLANKLFLVMLSALTLPGTFAFYASVAFVGTIVLYFTLPETEGRTLGEIEAHFSKKSDMNLLRKQPSAKLPIKEETPYPANTINVESMQSFHVPITSQQQAKIIHLQQSDFAPRPQNGRTPNAGMTNPAFEESNTTHL, from the exons ATGTCCAATGGCAAGGCCGACACAGCCGGCGCAACAGCTGAGAAAAAcgg ATCGCTGAACGATCGGCCATTGTTCATGCAAGGCGTGAATGGAGGACGTATTGCTCCCGCCAACGATGTGGAAGTTAGCAACTTTCGCCGCGCCCTCCCACAGTTCCTTGCTGTTAGTATTAAGAACATATTGCTATTCG GCTATGGCATGACATTGGGCTTTCCCACGATCGTGATCCCTGCCATTCAGGGCGGCGAGGGACGCAGTGAGACCAGTGGTGATATAATCCTCAACAAGGATGAGATCTCCTGGTTCA gttCTATTAACTTGATTTGTGTGCCACTGGGTTGCTTGTTTTCGGGAATTATAACCCAACCTTTGGGAAAACGAAGAGCTATGCAG TTTGTCAACCTGCCCATTCTGGCTGCCTGGCTGCTGTTTCACTTTGCGACGCGCACGGAACACCTGTATGCGGCTTTATGCTTGGCTGGACTCGGCGGTGGTTTGATGGAGGCGCCG GTGCTCACCTATGTGGCCGAGATCACGGAGCCCAAGTATCGGGGCATTCTGTCCGCTCTGGGAACTACCTGTGTCATTACTGGTGTCTTCATACAGTTCATTCTGGGATCTCTGATGGACTGGCGAAGTGTGGCTGCGGTGAGTTCGGCCTTTCCGGTCATCACCATTGTGATGCTGTGCTTTGTGCCGGAGTCTCCGGTTTGGCTGATCCGCGAGCAGAGGTTCCGAGAGGCTGTAAAGTCACTGCAATGGCTGCGTGGCTGGGTTCCGGAGCACAAGATCGAGGCGGAGTTCAATCAGCTGTACGACGAACTGATCACCCAAAAGGCCATCGAAATGGCAGCGGATGGAACACCGCCCCCGGGTCAGCGTCGGACTCTGGCCCAACGATTTCGAATGTGGCGGAAGCGTAGTTTCCTGGTGCCCTTTATGCTGGTATCCTTTACCTTCTTTACGGGCCACTTCTCCGGAAAGACGCCTCTGCAAACCTACGCTGTACAGATATTCCACACCCTCAAGGCACCGATGAACAAGTACCATGCCACAATTCTCCTTGGAGTGGCCGAGATGCTGGCGACTATTTTGGGTGTTGTCCTGATCCATTTCACCGGCAAGCGACCGTTGGTTCTGGTTTCCACGGTCGGAACAGGCCTATGCTTCTTCGGTACTGCCACTTACGCCCATTTTCTTAATGAAGTTCCTGGATTCACGGTTAACAACGTGGTGGTCAACGCATCCTCCATTGTGCCCAAAGAGTCCATACTTTCCCAGGCTAATATCTCAAAGATTTTCGAAAACGAACAAATGGCTATTAGACAGGAAGCGGAACAGTTTACGACGTTGCTGCCGGACTTGGAAACCACAACTTTCTCCGAAACGGAATCTTACAATCGCAGTAAGCGGCAAGCCGATGATATGGATACTACGGATGCTCCAGTGGATACCACAATGTATCCCGCGCCAGTCAGCAGTCCTGAACCGCCTCCCAGTTCTTCCGCTACTCCAACGACTACCACGACAGCAAAACCACCCATAGTGGAGGAACTTCTGCTGGTGGTGCCTAAGCAGGAGCACAACTATCTGGTTTGGCTGCCACTCATTCTACTGCTGCTATCTGCCTTCTTCTCCCACCTGGGCATCCGCATGATACCCTGGATTCTCATCGGCGAGGTCTTCCCTGCAGAGATACGTAACAGTGCCTCAGGATTTGCAGGCGGGGTGGgatatatattcggtttttTGGCTAACAAGCTCTTCCTGGTAATGCTCAGCGCACTTACTTTGCCAGGAACCTTCGCCTTCTACGCTAGCGTGGCCTTTGTGGGAACCATTGTGCTTTATTTCACACTTCCGGAGACGGAAGGGCGTACTCTAGGG GAAATTGAGGCGCACTTTTCTAAGAAATCGGACATGAATCTGCTTCGCAAGCAACCCAGCGCAAAGTTGCCCATAAAGGAGGAAACTCCATATCCGGCAAATACCATTAACGTTGAAAGCATGCAGAGTTTCCACGTGCCTATCACCTCGCAACAGCAGGCCAAGATCATTCATCTGCAGCAGAGCGACTTCGCTCCCAGGCCACAGAACGGGCGAACGCCCAACGCGGGGATGACCAATCCGGCATTTGAGGAGAGCAACACCACGCATCTGTGA
- the LOC108119793 gene encoding facilitated trehalose transporter Tret1 isoform X2, with translation MAEARLRRNISRQVPAISLNDRPLFMQGVNGGRIAPANDVEVSNFRRALPQFLAVSIKNILLFGYGMTLGFPTIVIPAIQGGEGRSETSGDIILNKDEISWFSSINLICVPLGCLFSGIITQPLGKRRAMQFVNLPILAAWLLFHFATRTEHLYAALCLAGLGGGLMEAPVLTYVAEITEPKYRGILSALGTTCVITGVFIQFILGSLMDWRSVAAVSSAFPVITIVMLCFVPESPVWLIREQRFREAVKSLQWLRGWVPEHKIEAEFNQLYDELITQKAIEMAADGTPPPGQRRTLAQRFRMWRKRSFLVPFMLVSFTFFTGHFSGKTPLQTYAVQIFHTLKAPMNKYHATILLGVAEMLATILGVVLIHFTGKRPLVLVSTVGTGLCFFGTATYAHFLNEVPGFTVNNVVVNASSIVPKESILSQANISKIFENEQMAIRQEAEQFTTLLPDLETTTFSETESYNRSKRQADDMDTTDAPVDTTMYPAPVSSPEPPPSSSATPTTTTTAKPPIVEELLLVVPKQEHNYLVWLPLILLLLSAFFSHLGIRMIPWILIGEVFPAEIRNSASGFAGGVGYIFGFLANKLFLVMLSALTLPGTFAFYASVAFVGTIVLYFTLPETEGRTLGEIEAHFSKKSDMNLLRKQPSAKLPIKEETPYPANTINVESMQSFHVPITSQQQAKIIHLQQSDFAPRPQNGRTPNAGMTNPAFEESNTTHL, from the exons ATGGCTGAAGCTCGCTTACGCCGAAATATCAGTCGGCAAGTACCAGCAAT ATCGCTGAACGATCGGCCATTGTTCATGCAAGGCGTGAATGGAGGACGTATTGCTCCCGCCAACGATGTGGAAGTTAGCAACTTTCGCCGCGCCCTCCCACAGTTCCTTGCTGTTAGTATTAAGAACATATTGCTATTCG GCTATGGCATGACATTGGGCTTTCCCACGATCGTGATCCCTGCCATTCAGGGCGGCGAGGGACGCAGTGAGACCAGTGGTGATATAATCCTCAACAAGGATGAGATCTCCTGGTTCA gttCTATTAACTTGATTTGTGTGCCACTGGGTTGCTTGTTTTCGGGAATTATAACCCAACCTTTGGGAAAACGAAGAGCTATGCAG TTTGTCAACCTGCCCATTCTGGCTGCCTGGCTGCTGTTTCACTTTGCGACGCGCACGGAACACCTGTATGCGGCTTTATGCTTGGCTGGACTCGGCGGTGGTTTGATGGAGGCGCCG GTGCTCACCTATGTGGCCGAGATCACGGAGCCCAAGTATCGGGGCATTCTGTCCGCTCTGGGAACTACCTGTGTCATTACTGGTGTCTTCATACAGTTCATTCTGGGATCTCTGATGGACTGGCGAAGTGTGGCTGCGGTGAGTTCGGCCTTTCCGGTCATCACCATTGTGATGCTGTGCTTTGTGCCGGAGTCTCCGGTTTGGCTGATCCGCGAGCAGAGGTTCCGAGAGGCTGTAAAGTCACTGCAATGGCTGCGTGGCTGGGTTCCGGAGCACAAGATCGAGGCGGAGTTCAATCAGCTGTACGACGAACTGATCACCCAAAAGGCCATCGAAATGGCAGCGGATGGAACACCGCCCCCGGGTCAGCGTCGGACTCTGGCCCAACGATTTCGAATGTGGCGGAAGCGTAGTTTCCTGGTGCCCTTTATGCTGGTATCCTTTACCTTCTTTACGGGCCACTTCTCCGGAAAGACGCCTCTGCAAACCTACGCTGTACAGATATTCCACACCCTCAAGGCACCGATGAACAAGTACCATGCCACAATTCTCCTTGGAGTGGCCGAGATGCTGGCGACTATTTTGGGTGTTGTCCTGATCCATTTCACCGGCAAGCGACCGTTGGTTCTGGTTTCCACGGTCGGAACAGGCCTATGCTTCTTCGGTACTGCCACTTACGCCCATTTTCTTAATGAAGTTCCTGGATTCACGGTTAACAACGTGGTGGTCAACGCATCCTCCATTGTGCCCAAAGAGTCCATACTTTCCCAGGCTAATATCTCAAAGATTTTCGAAAACGAACAAATGGCTATTAGACAGGAAGCGGAACAGTTTACGACGTTGCTGCCGGACTTGGAAACCACAACTTTCTCCGAAACGGAATCTTACAATCGCAGTAAGCGGCAAGCCGATGATATGGATACTACGGATGCTCCAGTGGATACCACAATGTATCCCGCGCCAGTCAGCAGTCCTGAACCGCCTCCCAGTTCTTCCGCTACTCCAACGACTACCACGACAGCAAAACCACCCATAGTGGAGGAACTTCTGCTGGTGGTGCCTAAGCAGGAGCACAACTATCTGGTTTGGCTGCCACTCATTCTACTGCTGCTATCTGCCTTCTTCTCCCACCTGGGCATCCGCATGATACCCTGGATTCTCATCGGCGAGGTCTTCCCTGCAGAGATACGTAACAGTGCCTCAGGATTTGCAGGCGGGGTGGgatatatattcggtttttTGGCTAACAAGCTCTTCCTGGTAATGCTCAGCGCACTTACTTTGCCAGGAACCTTCGCCTTCTACGCTAGCGTGGCCTTTGTGGGAACCATTGTGCTTTATTTCACACTTCCGGAGACGGAAGGGCGTACTCTAGGG GAAATTGAGGCGCACTTTTCTAAGAAATCGGACATGAATCTGCTTCGCAAGCAACCCAGCGCAAAGTTGCCCATAAAGGAGGAAACTCCATATCCGGCAAATACCATTAACGTTGAAAGCATGCAGAGTTTCCACGTGCCTATCACCTCGCAACAGCAGGCCAAGATCATTCATCTGCAGCAGAGCGACTTCGCTCCCAGGCCACAGAACGGGCGAACGCCCAACGCGGGGATGACCAATCCGGCATTTGAGGAGAGCAACACCACGCATCTGTGA
- the LOC108119793 gene encoding facilitated trehalose transporter Tret1 isoform X5: MEDVLLPPTMWKLATFAAPSHSSLLIMFHSSGYGMTLGFPTIVIPAIQGGEGRSETSGDIILNKDEISWFSSINLICVPLGCLFSGIITQPLGKRRAMQFVNLPILAAWLLFHFATRTEHLYAALCLAGLGGGLMEAPVLTYVAEITEPKYRGILSALGTTCVITGVFIQFILGSLMDWRSVAAVSSAFPVITIVMLCFVPESPVWLIREQRFREAVKSLQWLRGWVPEHKIEAEFNQLYDELITQKAIEMAADGTPPPGQRRTLAQRFRMWRKRSFLVPFMLVSFTFFTGHFSGKTPLQTYAVQIFHTLKAPMNKYHATILLGVAEMLATILGVVLIHFTGKRPLVLVSTVGTGLCFFGTATYAHFLNEVPGFTVNNVVVNASSIVPKESILSQANISKIFENEQMAIRQEAEQFTTLLPDLETTTFSETESYNRSKRQADDMDTTDAPVDTTMYPAPVSSPEPPPSSSATPTTTTTAKPPIVEELLLVVPKQEHNYLVWLPLILLLLSAFFSHLGIRMIPWILIGEVFPAEIRNSASGFAGGVGYIFGFLANKLFLVMLSALTLPGTFAFYASVAFVGTIVLYFTLPETEGRTLGEIEAHFSKKSDMNLLRKQPSAKLPIKEETPYPANTINVESMQSFHVPITSQQQAKIIHLQQSDFAPRPQNGRTPNAGMTNPAFEESNTTHL; the protein is encoded by the exons ATGGAGGACGTATTGCTCCCGCCAACGATGTGGAAGTTAGCAACTTTCGCCGCGCCCTCCCACAGTTCCTTGCT TATAATGTTTCATTCTTCAGGCTATGGCATGACATTGGGCTTTCCCACGATCGTGATCCCTGCCATTCAGGGCGGCGAGGGACGCAGTGAGACCAGTGGTGATATAATCCTCAACAAGGATGAGATCTCCTGGTTCA gttCTATTAACTTGATTTGTGTGCCACTGGGTTGCTTGTTTTCGGGAATTATAACCCAACCTTTGGGAAAACGAAGAGCTATGCAG TTTGTCAACCTGCCCATTCTGGCTGCCTGGCTGCTGTTTCACTTTGCGACGCGCACGGAACACCTGTATGCGGCTTTATGCTTGGCTGGACTCGGCGGTGGTTTGATGGAGGCGCCG GTGCTCACCTATGTGGCCGAGATCACGGAGCCCAAGTATCGGGGCATTCTGTCCGCTCTGGGAACTACCTGTGTCATTACTGGTGTCTTCATACAGTTCATTCTGGGATCTCTGATGGACTGGCGAAGTGTGGCTGCGGTGAGTTCGGCCTTTCCGGTCATCACCATTGTGATGCTGTGCTTTGTGCCGGAGTCTCCGGTTTGGCTGATCCGCGAGCAGAGGTTCCGAGAGGCTGTAAAGTCACTGCAATGGCTGCGTGGCTGGGTTCCGGAGCACAAGATCGAGGCGGAGTTCAATCAGCTGTACGACGAACTGATCACCCAAAAGGCCATCGAAATGGCAGCGGATGGAACACCGCCCCCGGGTCAGCGTCGGACTCTGGCCCAACGATTTCGAATGTGGCGGAAGCGTAGTTTCCTGGTGCCCTTTATGCTGGTATCCTTTACCTTCTTTACGGGCCACTTCTCCGGAAAGACGCCTCTGCAAACCTACGCTGTACAGATATTCCACACCCTCAAGGCACCGATGAACAAGTACCATGCCACAATTCTCCTTGGAGTGGCCGAGATGCTGGCGACTATTTTGGGTGTTGTCCTGATCCATTTCACCGGCAAGCGACCGTTGGTTCTGGTTTCCACGGTCGGAACAGGCCTATGCTTCTTCGGTACTGCCACTTACGCCCATTTTCTTAATGAAGTTCCTGGATTCACGGTTAACAACGTGGTGGTCAACGCATCCTCCATTGTGCCCAAAGAGTCCATACTTTCCCAGGCTAATATCTCAAAGATTTTCGAAAACGAACAAATGGCTATTAGACAGGAAGCGGAACAGTTTACGACGTTGCTGCCGGACTTGGAAACCACAACTTTCTCCGAAACGGAATCTTACAATCGCAGTAAGCGGCAAGCCGATGATATGGATACTACGGATGCTCCAGTGGATACCACAATGTATCCCGCGCCAGTCAGCAGTCCTGAACCGCCTCCCAGTTCTTCCGCTACTCCAACGACTACCACGACAGCAAAACCACCCATAGTGGAGGAACTTCTGCTGGTGGTGCCTAAGCAGGAGCACAACTATCTGGTTTGGCTGCCACTCATTCTACTGCTGCTATCTGCCTTCTTCTCCCACCTGGGCATCCGCATGATACCCTGGATTCTCATCGGCGAGGTCTTCCCTGCAGAGATACGTAACAGTGCCTCAGGATTTGCAGGCGGGGTGGgatatatattcggtttttTGGCTAACAAGCTCTTCCTGGTAATGCTCAGCGCACTTACTTTGCCAGGAACCTTCGCCTTCTACGCTAGCGTGGCCTTTGTGGGAACCATTGTGCTTTATTTCACACTTCCGGAGACGGAAGGGCGTACTCTAGGG GAAATTGAGGCGCACTTTTCTAAGAAATCGGACATGAATCTGCTTCGCAAGCAACCCAGCGCAAAGTTGCCCATAAAGGAGGAAACTCCATATCCGGCAAATACCATTAACGTTGAAAGCATGCAGAGTTTCCACGTGCCTATCACCTCGCAACAGCAGGCCAAGATCATTCATCTGCAGCAGAGCGACTTCGCTCCCAGGCCACAGAACGGGCGAACGCCCAACGCGGGGATGACCAATCCGGCATTTGAGGAGAGCAACACCACGCATCTGTGA